A stretch of Amycolatopsis balhimycina FH 1894 DNA encodes these proteins:
- a CDS encoding sugar-binding transcriptional regulator — MTADSIEDQIHNLVAAARMYYEQDLSQDEIAKALGKSRPTVSRMLAAARKQGIVHIEIRPPLTRLVPLERALQERFRLEDARVVRSTSGEPDTADHLGRAAANYLQSVLRDGMALGVSNGRSLAATARFLQPELAVHINVVQIIGALGHDNPAIDGPDVARAFATAYDATCRYLHVPILVESPVIKQTLMRDRNIAQTLRVGANVDVAVVGVGTLDPTNQSPIFEGLITQKDIVKTRQAGGIGHICGEFYTATGARVQANLNDRTISIGLDAMKRIPKVIAVAGGASKATAIVAGLRGGYFNTLITDDRAAERMLRMTPVR, encoded by the coding sequence ATGACTGCGGACTCGATCGAGGACCAGATCCACAATTTGGTGGCAGCTGCGCGGATGTACTACGAGCAGGATCTGTCCCAGGACGAGATCGCCAAAGCTCTGGGGAAGTCACGGCCGACCGTCTCCCGGATGCTGGCCGCCGCGCGCAAGCAAGGGATCGTGCACATCGAGATCCGGCCACCGCTGACGCGGTTGGTTCCGCTGGAGCGCGCGCTCCAGGAACGTTTCCGACTCGAAGACGCGCGCGTGGTCAGGTCGACATCCGGGGAACCGGACACGGCCGATCATCTCGGGCGTGCCGCAGCGAACTACCTGCAGTCAGTTCTCCGCGATGGTATGGCCCTGGGTGTTTCGAACGGCCGGTCGCTGGCCGCCACTGCGCGTTTCCTGCAGCCTGAACTCGCGGTCCACATCAACGTCGTTCAGATCATCGGCGCACTCGGCCACGACAATCCGGCGATCGACGGGCCGGACGTGGCCCGGGCTTTCGCCACGGCCTATGACGCCACGTGCCGGTACCTGCACGTGCCGATCCTGGTCGAGAGCCCCGTCATCAAGCAGACGCTGATGCGTGATCGCAACATCGCGCAGACGCTGCGTGTCGGCGCGAACGTCGATGTGGCCGTCGTCGGCGTCGGCACCTTGGATCCGACGAACCAGAGTCCCATCTTCGAGGGTCTCATCACGCAGAAGGACATCGTCAAGACCAGGCAGGCCGGCGGCATCGGCCACATCTGCGGCGAGTTCTACACCGCGACCGGTGCCCGCGTGCAGGCCAACCTCAATGACCGGACGATCAGCATCGGCCTCGACGCGATGAAGCGGATTCCGAAGGTCATCGCTGTCGCCGGGGGAGCGTCCAAGGCGACCGCGATCGTCGCCGGTCTTCGAGGCGGGTACTTCAACACGCTGATCACCGACGACCGCGCGGCCGAGCGGATGCTGCGGATGACGCCCGTCCGGTAG
- a CDS encoding phosphotriesterase family protein, producing MSFVRTIQGDVDPSSLGVVNCHDHLIRVGAGEVFLDADHLLDDVDKAVEEASYFVKASQDWVAGGTVIDMCPSACGRSVTKLAEVDSRVDGLQIVVATGFHQEKVYLETRTSWVNQYSVNQIADLLIADIVEGVDAHDYMGPIVERTKHKAGVIKFASAYGKITEWEHKTLEAVAIAAKETGCPINTHTSAGTAALEQAKAFVKLGVDPAKVAIGHVQRNNDVWYLSQITKLGCYLELDGTSRIKYLPDSSRVMIVKGLTELGYGKQLLLGTDSGKRSYQKAYGSVTGMDFDPAVFAPRLLDEGFDRDVVLDLLVNNAQTFFQFGQGRQQ from the coding sequence ATGTCCTTCGTCCGCACCATCCAAGGTGACGTCGATCCCAGCAGTCTCGGCGTGGTCAACTGCCATGACCACCTGATCCGGGTCGGTGCCGGAGAAGTCTTCCTCGACGCCGACCATCTGCTCGACGACGTCGACAAGGCCGTCGAAGAGGCCTCGTACTTCGTCAAGGCCAGCCAGGATTGGGTTGCCGGCGGTACGGTCATCGACATGTGCCCCTCGGCGTGCGGGCGCTCGGTGACGAAGCTCGCTGAGGTCGACAGCCGCGTCGACGGACTGCAGATCGTCGTCGCGACCGGCTTTCACCAGGAAAAGGTGTACCTCGAGACGCGTACCAGCTGGGTCAACCAGTACTCCGTCAACCAGATCGCGGACCTGCTGATCGCCGACATCGTCGAGGGGGTCGATGCCCACGACTACATGGGCCCGATCGTCGAGCGCACCAAGCACAAGGCCGGTGTCATCAAGTTCGCCTCCGCCTACGGCAAGATCACCGAGTGGGAGCACAAGACCCTGGAGGCCGTCGCCATTGCGGCGAAAGAGACCGGCTGTCCGATCAACACCCACACGTCCGCGGGAACCGCGGCGCTCGAGCAGGCCAAGGCGTTCGTCAAGCTCGGTGTCGACCCGGCGAAGGTCGCGATCGGCCACGTCCAGCGCAACAATGACGTCTGGTACCTCTCGCAGATCACCAAGCTCGGCTGCTACCTCGAGCTGGACGGCACGAGCCGGATCAAGTACCTGCCCGATAGCAGCCGCGTCATGATCGTCAAGGGTCTGACCGAACTCGGTTACGGCAAGCAACTCCTGCTCGGCACGGACTCCGGCAAGCGGTCCTACCAGAAGGCCTACGGCTCGGTCACCGGCATGGACTTCGACCCGGCGGTGTTCGCTCCCCGGCTGCTCGACGAAGGCTTCGACCGCGACGTCGTCCTGGACCTGCTTGTCAACAACGCCCAGACCTTCTTCCAGTTCGGCCAGGGGCGTCAGCAGTAA
- a CDS encoding orotidine 5'-phosphate decarboxylase / HUMPS family protein, with product MTIVRPLLTLGRRQARTDTKECATVTETHTRAARLGSLEEQRTAVRPGRKVQVALDTKNIFDALAAARQVGQHIDIIEIGTVLCLAEGMRAVREMRACYPDHLLLADIRVAEAGSILSRLAFEAGADLVSVVSGAAPESFAAVVDVAAEFGGDVQVELSDGWTWALVEKCRDLGIRHFILHRSRDAEARGELSWSADDLASISRIHELGGRVSVTGGMSVSEVPHFAAYPVEIFIAGRALYDSADPAASAWDFRAAVANLPSLK from the coding sequence TTGACGATTGTCCGCCCCCTGCTGACCCTAGGTCGGCGTCAAGCCCGCACCGACACCAAGGAGTGCGCCACAGTGACAGAAACACATACGAGGGCTGCTCGCCTCGGATCCCTTGAGGAGCAGCGGACGGCGGTCCGTCCGGGCCGCAAGGTCCAGGTCGCGCTCGACACGAAGAACATTTTCGACGCGCTCGCCGCGGCGCGCCAGGTCGGGCAGCACATCGACATCATCGAGATCGGCACCGTCCTCTGCCTTGCCGAGGGTATGCGTGCGGTCCGGGAGATGCGGGCCTGCTACCCGGATCACCTGCTGCTGGCCGACATCCGCGTCGCGGAAGCCGGCTCGATCCTCTCTCGCCTCGCGTTCGAGGCCGGCGCCGACCTCGTCTCCGTCGTCAGCGGTGCCGCTCCGGAGAGCTTTGCGGCCGTCGTGGACGTCGCCGCCGAGTTCGGCGGCGACGTCCAGGTCGAACTCTCGGACGGCTGGACCTGGGCCCTCGTCGAGAAATGCCGCGATCTCGGCATCCGCCATTTCATCCTGCACCGCAGCCGTGACGCCGAGGCGCGCGGCGAGCTCTCCTGGTCCGCCGACGACCTGGCGTCGATCTCCCGCATTCACGAACTCGGCGGCCGGGTCAGCGTTACCGGCGGCATGTCGGTGAGCGAGGTCCCCCACTTCGCCGCGTACCCCGTCGAGATATTCATCGCCGGGCGGGCTCTGTACGACTCCGCCGATCCGGCTGCGAGCGCGTGGGATTTCCGGGCCGCGGTCGCGAATCTCCCGTCACTGAAGTAA